The Lolium perenne isolate Kyuss_39 chromosome 6, Kyuss_2.0, whole genome shotgun sequence genome segment ccggcgagcgtcggagtggtgcgccgcgtcattgtcgaggacgaggatctccctggtagcagcggcgtgtcctggggtggcctcctgctccggcttgcTACGTGTACTGGCGAcggcggcgagcttgcgattggaggTCTCCGGCGGCTAATCGGTGAAATTGAGGTGGCGAGGAGTGCTGTGAGGATGAGAGGGAGAGAATGGTGTGCTCAAATCGGTGGGAgaggtcctccttttataggagcgggaGGTGGCCGCGGCGCTCAGCTAGGGTcaccggcgtcgtcgtcgttccAGTGCAGCGAAGAGGCAAGGGATGGGCTGGTCTGGTTGCTGATGCAATGGTGAAGCTGACGCGCTTGATCGTGGCGCGGCAGGGTCTCTGTGGTGATGGTGCGCTTGATGGGAGTGCTCAGGccatggcggacggtcgtcgtcgtggtcgtcgcgcctggcgttcccgcgggccaatgaGCTTGTCCAGGCGGTTCAGGGACTTGTCCTGCGTCGACTGGCACTGAGAGGAGGGGTCGAGGTGGCGCAGGGACGTGGGCGtcagcgcgctctggcgcgtccagggtgaacgccatgcgcgctctggcgcggcatgggcgagtTCTGGGCGTTGCTGGGCGCTCGTGTTCTGGCCGTTGCTGTGCGAGAGAGGGTCGTGGCTTGGATTGGGCAGCATCAGGTGAGTGTGAGGGAGGGGATTGACAAGGTGGTGCATGCTGGAATTGATCAGAGTGAGAGAGAGCATGAGagaggcatgccatgccacggcatggcacgtTTTTGTCAAGTGGGCATGCTCGAGTGCTTGGCAAGTTGATGAGAGGGTgcagggaggtgagaggaagcTCCATGCTGCAGGGTTGGCcagagttggaccaagtccaaggtgaAAATTCAGTATGGGCAACAATCTTTactctgcctgcaaggtgtttgttgtaatgcccgcaagaaaaataatttcgaattttgcaaatctttttggtgggttgtaatcatattttaattggagtagaatggtggtggtttggttcaatttggagttggtttgcaaaatttcattttgcatatgatcttgcatatgcaactttgttccaactttgcttgcttgccatttgaatttgagacagaGTTTGAGGTGGGTGTCTTGATCAAACTTTTagtccttgatgagatcttggaagaggtacaaagagttggccaagtgtagaaagagaaaattgaaaaccagaggctcaaagtgggtatcttgctgaaatttgcacaagtgaccataatcacatgtgagctcaaatttgattcaaatttgatttgaattgagtttgattgcttccaaaagtgttaaaaagtgtttagtatccatttacaactaatggtgcaaaccaaattggtctagagtaaagatttgcaaaaatggcataggccataagtgagtgtgaagttgatttttagaatttcctttctattttatttttatttgactttggatgatcaagtgatcattgctagggttttagagtgagagtaacacataagcaagcatcatggcaagagcacactcaaataaattaataaggtgagctatatgcatagttctatatgatgagaaaaagtttttgttggctctgatttttggattcttgaattctctctcttgttccttttattgaaaacttgggatgttacagtgccGTACTTGCATGAAGGCGCAGAGCATGGGGAGGAATGACTACGTCTGCACGAACGTCAGGCCGAGGCCGATGGACACGTTCATGGCCTGCCCTGCCGACGACCACCCGAACCCGGCCGCGTGGACGCACGTCAACACCACCACCGCCACGCCGTACGGCCTCGCCATCGGCGCCTCGCCGCCCTTCCATGCAATCGCGACCTGGGCAATGATCATCTGCACGCCGCCGACCATGAACAACACCTTGCGGCCGTAGCGGTCGATGATGAGGGCGGAGAGCATCAGGGCCACCAGGTTCGTGGCGCCCAGTATGACGGCGCCCATCAGCGCCGCGTTGCTGCCGAACCCGACGGTGCGGAACACCAGCGACCGTAGGCATTGGGTCACGCCCGTCAGCTGCAACACGCGCGCCGCGCACACGATCGGCATGCGCACGCGCCGCCCGCGCCCGTAGGCATTGGGTCGAACACCCTGCGGGCGTGACCTGGCCGGCGCCGAGGCGGAGGGAGCGGCGCACCAGCGAGACGGTGTGGCTCCATTTTCGGCGATGCAGGGGACCTAGGCGGCCGCGGGCGAGGGGCGGGACAAGGAGGGAGCGGCGCACCAGCGAGCTGGCGCCGAGGCGGAGGGAGGAGAGGTACCTGCCGGCGCGCGCGGAGAGAGGCGGAGGGAGGGGAGGTACCTGCAGGTGCTGCGCGCGGACGACGGCAACGGCGACGACGTGGTGCTGATGACGGACGGCGACGATGGCGTGGTGTGCGCGACGGCGTGGACGTCCAACGGCGGCGCGATGGCGTGGTGTGCGACGGCGTGGACGAATTAAGGGCGAAGAAATGCGGCTGTGAATTGGGCAATTTTTGCCCGCGCGGCTAAGTGTAACAGAGGGGaacccctttggtaccggttggtaccaccaaccggtacgaaagacctttcgtaccggttggtggtaccaactggtaccaaagggttttttttgttttttgttttcttttactgttttcttttcttttgctgtttcttttctatttcttttttcttttctgtttcttttttcttttcttttctgtttctttttcttttcttttatgtttcttttattttctttttattttctatttcttttcttttctatttgttttctatttctttttctttttctgtttgttttcttttctatttcttttctatatcctttttatatttcttttctatttatttttttcttttctgtttcttctttcttttctgtttctttttcttttcttttgtgtttcttttcttttcttttctttttattttctacggagtatttcttttcttttctatttgttttctatttgtttttctttttccgtttgttttcttttctatttcttttctatttcttttctatatattttctaattctttttctatttcttttctatatattttctatttctattctttactcccgccacgacgccgtccgcgcgggaaactttcccgccacgtacgacgtcacgcgggaaactttcccgccacgacgccgcatgGGAGAAAAAatgcgggaaagaaagggcgggaataaaattttattacgattgaactcgaaataaaagtacatagctaaactgaaaattaagatacagtgCCAGATTTGaccgttggagtcattcagtcatacttgtgcctagccctatagtagtcgccactgtagtcgtcgtagtcgccgtcatcatcgtcgctggcatcggggtcgcagtagtcaaacctcggcgggagagcacgcgtgggctgggattgagggtagcgcaggtgggggccacggtaggccatgacgccctggagagtccggccgcgccaccacagccgacggccggcctcgttgaagttcgaaggaggcgggccgcactCCTCCTGCCTGGCAAGcgtcctctcacgccgattgatgaagaagctttcccaagtcgggttgtagtcgggatgccactggggattcctccgctgctctggcgtgagctcgaagtagtagtggttcgtgatggccatctcgcgcgccacacctagagggacaggagggaccggtacgcctccgacgcttagcaaccagccggtcgggacgcggtagcccggcgggcaggggtagttcgaggcgcaaagcgcctccgcctcccggggggttagagatacgatggaagccatgggagagaatgatgaggtttgcagatatgagtctagatgtgatatgtaaatggtggccaagcctacatatatatagtgaaaaaatggcgggaagacagaggcgggaaccggtggaaagcgcgggaagaaaataggcgggaagacagaggcaaacctttagtaccggttggtgggtgcaaccggtactaaaggtgtttttctgtcatgtaacaaaactgtcggtgggataaggacgcgtgggtaacctttagtaccggttggtgggtgcaaccggtactaaagctgtcggcaggagaaggacgccctgctcgatgagataaagtatgtagcacacgacgccctgtcggtgggataaggacgcgtgggtaacctttagtaccggttggtgggtgcaaccggtactaaagctgtcggcaggataaggaggccctgctcgatgagataaagtatgtagcgcacgacgccctgtcggaggaagaagaagacaaagtagaagcggcgccgtgcctattaaaggagcatcgatacgccatgggaagcagctcaacaagccaacatggatggagagtttcatcaccatggatggaggaaagggttgggaaatctcccgtggcggaacttgtcgaagatgcccttggtgcacacgccctatggcatcttcggaagtttcgcctcggaaaaatttccctgcaagcccgtgaaagactccatctcctctaacaatgttggggaaagggttgggaaatctcccgtggcggaacttgtcgaagatgcccttggtgcacacgccctatggcatcttcggaagttccgcctcggaaaaatttccctgcaagcccgtgaaagactccatctcctctaacaatgttggggaaagggttgggaaatctcccgtggcggaacttgtcgaagatgcccttggtgcacacgccctatggcatctacggaagttccgcctcggaaaaatttccctgcaagcccgtgaaagactccatctcctctaacaatgttggggaaagggttgggaaatctcccgtggcggaacttgtcgaatatGCCCTTAATTGGTGCACATGccatatatatggcatattcggaagttccgcctcggaaaattttccctgcaagcccgtgaaagctacttaactagtaaaacaagccaaccatctccattgttaatatcttacatacaataacatcattacacaaaagtgatttccatattgagatacacaagttatgatccctatatgtagctagctagtcttctgagttttcttcgtctgtttccctttcttcttactgcgatgcaaccatggacaatcttcattgtttaagacgattcttgggtcaatttttaccttcaagggtggaatatcgtcaaacttattataatcttctgacatgtctgtcttgtcctctactcccacgatgtttctttttcctgaaagaactatgtgccgctttggctcatcgtatgatgtgtcctcttgcctttttttttcttttcggtttgctagacatatccttcacataaaaaacctgagccacttcactggctaggacgaatggttcggtgtcgtaccctagattcttgaaacccactgtagtcattccgtactgcgggtctacctgtaccccgtttttcaggttgaaccatttgcaccggaacaaagggaccttgaaattaggtccatagtcaagttcccatatctcctctatgtacccataatatgtgaccttgttcccattgccatcttctgcatcaaagcggacaccactgttttggttggtgctctttttgtcttgggcgaaagtgtaaaatgtgttcccattaatctcgtacccttgaaaagtcgatatagtagaagatggttgcttggccaacaagtacagctgctcgtcatcggtgacattcatgagacgtgtttgcaaccaaccgccgaaagtcttcatgtgttcgccatcaatccaatcttcacgttgctccgggtatttagagcgtaagatatccttgtgttcctctttgtacggagccaccaagatggaattatgtagaactgtgtagtgtgcttgagtgaaagaatgtctgtccatacacgttgctgatttctttcctagcgtgccttttccacgcagtctcccctcatagcgcgattcaggaacaccgatcggcttaaggtcaggaataaagtcaacacaaaactcaaggaCCTCCTatattccatagcccttggagatgcttccttctggcctagcacggttatgaacgtacttctttaagactcccatggatctctcaaaggggaacatgttgtgtagaaatacaggaccgagaacgccaatctcttcgaccaggtgaactaggagatgtgtcataatattgaagaaggatggtgggaacaccaactcaaagctgactagacattggaccacatccttctgtaaattttgtagagtaagtggattgatcaccttctgagaaattgcattgaggaacgcacatagcttcacaatgggtactcgaacattttccggcagaagccccctcaatgcaaccgaaagtaattgtgtcataatcacgtggcagtcatgagactttaggttttgaaactttttctccgacatgtttattattccctttatattcgacgagaagccagacgggaccttgatgctactcaggacttcaaaaaagatctccttctcctctttggtaagagcgtagctggcaggaccttgatacttctctggattcaggttgtttccttcgtggatactttgctggtcctgtcgtgcatccggtgtatcttttgtcttcccatacacgcccaagaagtttagcaggttcacgcaaagatttttcgtcacgtgcatcacgtcgattgcagagtgaacctctaagaatttccagtagggtagctcccaaaatatcgacttcttcttccatatgggtacgtgtccgtcaacatcatgtggaatagattgtccgccgggaccctttccaaagatcacttttaaatctttgaccatatcatatataacttcccagtaggacgggtaggcttcgttcggttatctgcctcacctccgaaatgctttcctctctttcttacgtgatgttgttttggaagaaatcgacgatgccccaggtacacattcttgtttcccaaataattactgtcagtctcacctaaacagtgtgtgcatgcattgtatcccttgtttgactgcactgaaatgttaccaagagcaggccaatcattgatggttacaaataacaacgctcgtaggttaaattccttttgttcgtgctcatcccacacaggtacaccttcgtcacgccagaactctaaaagttcttcaaccaatggcctcaggtacacatcaatgtcgttgccgggttgcttcgggccctggatgagcactggcatcataatgaacttccgcttcatgcacaaccaaggaggaaggttatagatacatagagtcactggccaggtgctatgactggagctctgctccccgaaaggattaaagccatctgtacttagaccaaatcttaagttccttgcgtcatctgaaaatgacttgaactctctgtcgatttttctccactgcgacccgtcagcggggtgtctcagcatcacatctttcttacggtcctctttgtgccatcgcaacaacttggcatgctctttgttctggaacaaacgtttcaaccgtggtattataggagcataccacatcaccttcgcaggaaccctcttcctgggggtggactcgccctcaacatcgctaGGGTCATCTcgccctgatcttatacctcaatgcactacataccgggcatgcattcaaattctcgtactccccgcggtagaggatgcagtcattgatgcatgcatgtatcttctgcacctctaatcctagagggcagacaatcttctttgcttcgtacgtgctagagggcaatacgttctcccctggaagcatcttctttattattttcagcaacttttcaaatcccttgtcagaagtaccattctctgccttccactgcagcaattccagcgtggtacccaactttttctgaccattttcgcaaattgggtacaacagtttgttgtgatcctctaacattttctccaacttcaacctctccttttcatttccgcagttcatcttcgcatcaagaatggcccgacccaaatcgtcatccgggtcatcaaaaatcggctcatcgaaaatgggctcttcttcagcttcgtcttcccccattctactatcaccgtcttcagtgaataagggatagttgtcactatcctcttcttcttcgttgtcttccaatataacccctctttctccgtgcttggtccaacaattatagctgggcatgaaaccgttctccagcaggtggacgtgaagggtcttcgaggtagagtaatccttcatattcttacaggaactacatggacaatacatgaaaccattcgaccgcctgtttgcctcagccacgttgagaaaataatgcatgccattaatgaactcgggatggcaccggtcaccgtacatccattgtcgactcatctgcattttatatgtatataaaaaatcattaagtacacaacatcgtggatatatgagtgaccaacttaattaatattcaagttcatcacataaaactaattgtttttataaaaaagaagaggggctcaccgaggtggtaccgtgccggctaggggacgacgctggcgatcgacggtggtaaggacggggatgatactaattaaaatctacaaaacataccataatttcagctcaaattgcatataaaaaaataaaatccctaacttaggcatttcatcgaacaccttgcttgcactagaaaaatagtacgagttaaaactaccaaagaaatgagctaaattaggaccgccggaaggaaggatgatattgctaacccttggatagatgtatgccgttaatcttgttaaaatggtggagaaaaatgaagctaattggagtgtgagaggtgcaaaatatttggaaatgtgagaggaggagaaggagaatgagatatgcagggggtcgggcgcgcggcggcgcgctgatatagggcacataccctttagtaccggttccttacatgaaccggtactaaaggtgcaacccTGGCCCCATCATTGCCTGGAAACTGGGCTCAAACCATttcataccggttcgtaacacgaaccggtataaaagggtcttaacgaaccggtattgatgtcccacgcacggaaccggtattaatgccgcctttagtaccggttcgtaagggaaccggtactaaaggcttagatggatgctccattttctactagtgatactCCATCCCTCTCATGGAATTTGTCTAAAGTTTGTGAAAATTtggatgtatatatatatatggatgtTATTTAGTGTCTAGGTACATCCGAAGCTTGACAAATTTCAGACAATTTTCGTGGACTGAGGGGCTATAAGACGTTTTAGACATTTCAAAATGAACTACTCCGTAGATACACACTATATATAGTGAgtgaatctacacactaaaaatacACTAGATACATATCAAAATAGATGAATTTACTATACTACTAAAagctaaaacatcttatattagtgAATCAGAGATCGGGCTAAGctaataaataaatatatatatacacacacatatatatatatatatacatatatattccAAAATCAAACTAAATACAGTTCATAGGCTAGATCTTGCACCGATTCAAACTGCATGTCATATATACATCGGCAAAAAATATGGCGGGTTTAACTATGGTACTTAGCTTACATATATACTATACGACTCTAAGCAACCGTGTTAATCCTCACGTCGATATAGAGTACTCCTTAATATACATAAATAGTTTACACAAAACTATGGTTTCCGAGAACTTACATCAATTGATGCCGGTCGCCTCGATCGAAGTCGAGCGCCGCCATCGTCTAGGAAGTAGCTGtgcctaagagcatccccactcgttggcgctccccacgtccaaatccggcgaatttttcgtccggattggaggaagatttggcgtggggaggagtagtttcccagtcgtgtgctccccaagcggcgtttctcggggaaaaagaggatggctcggggaatccggacgaaagaggagacacgtgggcgtgggcggttggtttagcttcgtccggagtccccgagcgcgccccggggggccggggatggcgtgggctcgccggatggatgaagggtcaaatccggacgaaaacgaggaaccgggggcgcgactgagccgaatttcgccgtccggatggaaaaaacgtcgctcggggacctcgtcggggggacgagtggagatgctctaatgccgCACGCGGTATCTGCGAGGAAAGAGACGCCGCCGTGCTGTGATGTTGAGCCGGCTTGCGTACACGATCGGACACGTGAGGTAAGTGGCAAACTATAAAAGAAGCTAGATGGGGTCGGAGGTACTAGGCAGTAGGCACACATTTCAGTGAAAGGAGTAAAGTCATAATAATTACTACGTCTATACGGGTTTACATGGGTATTACACAATTCGAGAACAAACTTTGACTacaaatttggtcaacaaaatgttATAAATATGCCACAAATATTATACCATTGGAATCATATTCAAAAGAAGTTTCCAATAGTTTAATTTGTGTGACATACATATTATATTTTGTATAAGAATATGAAGTTCTTATGGAAATGGACAATTGTGTAATTAACATGGTGGTTCACGCTCAAAGTAAATAAGCTCATTTCTTCTTTTGGTGGCATTTTGCCCCCATTAATTATGTTTTACGAGAAGTCCGCCAACCTATTCATGATCCAATTTTTAATAGTCGTACGAGAGAATATGTTTATCTTATGGAAATGAACAACTATGTTATTAACATATTTAGCAATGGCCATGTTGCGGAGTCATAGCCATATTTCACCTCGATGCTAACCCGAGTGTTCTGACATATTTGGTCATTTGCAAGTTGTGGCTGCCCTAAGTCGGTTTCAAAAAGTTTTTCTGCATCTGTACGGGCAGGAGCTTGAGTTATTATTTCCAAGCTCTCGAACGTCTAAATATGATCTTTTTTCTTTTAGGTTTTGTGCCAAAATACGGGCTCAGTCTtccgaaggtgctcataggggtagggtgtgcgtgtgtgcgttcataggggtgagtgtatgcgcgtgtatgtgagcgtctgcgtttgtactgtgtttctcaaaaaaaaaaaaaaaaaaagttattaTTTCCAAGCTCTCGAACGTCTAAATATGATCTTTTTTCTTTTAGGTTTTGTGCCAAAATACGGCAGCCCATAGTTAGACAGAACGCTTGCGAAGTCACATGCGAAGACCGAAGAACGTGCTCGTCCGCGACGTCACGCGTGACGTCGTGAAAAGCCCTCTGGTACATGTCATCAATGACGCCGTGGAAAGCCTTCGATCTAGTCCATGTCATCTGCTCGCTACCTCAAGAACTACTGTCCACATACACGGAACGAACAAATCCATGCAACACAAAT includes the following:
- the LOC139832581 gene encoding sugar transport protein MST1-like, whose protein sequence is MPIVCAARVLQLTGVTQCLRSLVFRTVGFGSNAALMGAVILGATNLVALMLSALIIDRYGRKVLFMVGGVQMIIAQVAIAWKGGEAPMARPYGVAVVVLTCVHAAGFGWSSAGQAMNVSIGLGLTFVQT